In Bufo gargarizans isolate SCDJY-AF-19 chromosome 6, ASM1485885v1, whole genome shotgun sequence, a single genomic region encodes these proteins:
- the KIAA1755 gene encoding uncharacterized protein KIAA1755 homolog — translation MQNKTSYSFKGFSEFEELIGQSENLMTPHLDDTADKDLEGDYVDLLETAVTAENKPSISCHREMGDSSRVPKVKGDPISSVANNKWVCGRTQASKEGVCTPCLRRKLNKDLNVKETKCRFRQSYLAALKNPVKFISAPMAEILEETVSRSSTFAALESPICSRRKPQNQTSSSWLFPGKTDSKSGDIQIQSTSRNSKVTSSPGADSSPSLVHRFSFLKGQRGSSSSGDGLPIDNSSNQYGGTWRRVSAVCSPRLSRAKFSGKAGSAASTNPAIEVTSSVQKVPSKTGLWVSIIGSPSRGSIPWETITDLPIQCQDLSAKLLYSGIACLPGSRDKLGRAVIQVTTDSTAWDATWCSVREVARLFLYLFSVARKEIRDLGLMILVDARKHPPSPCLHAALQCAQASSPGSIQSTVILVEKETAPQLDRMPGLQVEVLTSLKSLGRYVDIGQLTWDLGGTYPYCHSEWVQFYQKLDSFSADLRKASDLLQHAIQELGEGNTLQDSKEVEEKMGQYRELMKVVLSDSRLVSLQREGGTTLARLRKEATRFYCSQDVRSAVESAVQMYNHLEERVHALVTKSNRRLELLESMLKIQELEKQFSQLSLWMDGDGENQLHEMDTMEWSLETLEKYHKKFKEFFLQATVHYNHGLVLLDDANKFSGSMFPEMDFFKVTRGAFQTKLSSFYMNVERQKEELEKLLNLYRFCDKITQLTISYSRYVGQLKMAEQKLCQPETQQCLETYLQKLTEELSDVKFQEMKEESYKLSSCRGLAVWNETWLKCQEAKQLIEETVEKCKDEQNAAWHKDTTLSSSVSKGEDTVVNFSNEITQGSRKEDHEFRPRGSMRSAESTIINCCSFGLHAGSMGLFLKAPRSQRNTRATRETLISQGCSTSEETKNSNGSDPESTELMVQNSNNEALEILHTPSPKLSRPTPVQPSSVTNADHFTWVSYGRANSDDSSIMTENDSSKMKQSGRRCVLSRHASFSTGDSNSHYSSESSSTISPLQPMEPLTSYMPWMRRAMTESSRDNDWTAKFNFAKLHRIMEELLATEKDYVCSLGYVLSHYLSEMDQPDLPPTLRGQHAAIFGNLEKLYEFHSHVFLQELTSCRRDPSHVGRCFLKHKEKFGLYAFYSKNKPQSDRLLQEHGATFFKRKQQELGDKMDLSSYLLKPIQRISKYSLLLQDMEWECKGQSTREAELKSAREAVRFQLRHGNDLLAMDDIQVCDYDSVCT, via the exons ATGCAGAACAAAACCTCATATTCCTTTAAAGGCTTTTCAGAGTTTGAAGAACTCATTGGACAAAGCGAGAATCTAATGACACCACACTTGGACGATACAGCAGACAAAGATCTGGAAGGAGACTATGTGGACCTCTTAGAAACCGCTGTCACAGCAGAAAATAAACCATCCATTTCTTGCCACCGGGAAATGGGGGATTCTTCCAGGGTCCCAAAAGTCAAGGGAGATCCTATTTCAAGTGTTGCTAATAATAAGTGGGTGTGTGGGAGAACTCAGGCCAGTAAGGAAGGGGTGTGTACCCCATGCCTTAGGAGAAAACTCAACAAAGATTTGAATGTCAAAGAAACAAAGTGCCGTTTCCGTCAATCCTACCTTGCAGCTCTTAAAAATCCAGTTAAGTTCATCTCAGCACCTATGGCTGAAATTTTGGAAGAAACAGTGAGTAGGTCCAGTACGTTTGCTGCTTTGGAAAGCCCTATTTGTTCACGCCGTAAGCCTCAAAACCAAACATCTTCTTCCTGGCTATTTCCTGGGAAAACAGACTCAAAATCTGGAGATATACAAATACAGAGTACTTCAAGAAATTCAAAAGTGACTTCTTCCCCTGGGGCAGACTCTTCTCCATCGCTTGTACACAGATTCTCCTTTCTAAAAGGACAGCGTGGTTCCTCGTCATCAGGAGATGGCCTTCCCATAGATAACAGCTCAAATCAGTACGGTGGAACTTGGAGAAGGGTATCTGCCGTCTGCTCTCCTAGACTTAGCCGAGCTAAGTTCTCCGGAAAAG CTGGATCGGCTGCAAGTACAAACCCTGCTATCGAGGTGACGTCTTCTGTCCAAAAAGTGCCATCCAAGACTGGACTATGGgtatccatcataggatctccaTCAAGAGGATCCATTCCATGGGAGACCATTACTGATCTTCCAATCCAGTGCCAGGATCTCAGTGCCAAGTTATTGTATTCTGGGATTGCTTGTCTTCCAG GGAGTCGAGATAAACTGGGAAGGGCCGTAATCCAAGTGACCACAGATAGCACAGCGTGGGATGCCACATGGTGCTCTGTAAGAGAAGTGGCTCGACTCTTCCTCTATCTTTTTTCAGTGGCCAG AAAGGAGATAAGAGACTTAGGACTTATGATTTTAGTGGATGCCAGAAAGCACCCTCCATCTCCATGTCTCCATGCAGCACTGCAATGCGCCCAG GCTTCCTCTCCTGGCTCTATCCAGAGCACTGTCATTCTTGTAGAAAAGGAAACAGCTCCCCAGCTGGACAGGATGCCTGGActacag GTGGAAGTCCTAACATCATTGAAATCTCTAGGCAGATATGTGGACATTGGACAGTTGACCTGGGACCTTGGAGGCACCTACCCATACTGCCACAGCGAGTGGGTCCAATTTTATCAG AAGCTAGATTCTTTCTCAGCAGACCTCCGAAAAGCCTCCGATTTACTGCAGCATGCCATCCAAGAACTGGGTGAAGGCAACACTCTGCAGGATTCCAAG GAAGTAGAGGAGAAAATGGGTCAGTACCGGGAGTTGATGAAGGTGGTTTTAAGCGACTCTCGTTTAGTTTCCTTACAGCGGGAAGGAGGGACCACACTGGCTAGACTTCGCAAGGAGGCAACTCGCTTCTACTGCTCTCAGGATGTCAG GAGTGCTGTGGAGTCAGCGGTACAGATGTACAACCACTTGGAGGAACGAGTGCACGCTCTGGTTACTAAGTCCAATCGTAGACTGGAACTTTTGGAGTCCATGTTGAAGATCCAGGAGTTGGAAAAACAGTTTAGCCAG CTGAGCCTATGGATGGATGGAGATGGAGAAAATCAGCTACATGAGATGGACACTATGGAATGGTCTTTGGAAACTTTAGAGAAGTATCACAAAAAGTTTAAGGAATTCTTCCTCCAAGCAACA GTGCATTATAACCATGGGTTGGTTCTTCTAGATGATGCAAATAAGTTCAGTGGGTCCATGTTTCCAGAAATGGATTTTTTTAAGGTTACGAGAGGAGCCTTCCAGACCAAACTGAGTAGTTTCTACATGAATGTTGAAAGGCAAAAAGAAGAACTGGAGAAGCTTCTGAATCTGTACAGATTTTGTGACAAG ATTACACAGCTCACCATTAGCTACAGCCGCTATGTGGGACAATTGAAGATGGCTGAACAAAAGCTTTGCCAGCCAGAGACCCAGCAGTGCCTGGAGACCTACCTGCAGAAATTAACTGAGGAGTTGTCAGATGTCAAATTTCAAGAGATGAAAGAAGAATCCTACAAACTAAGCAGCTGTAGAGGACTGGCCGTTTGGAATGAGACTTGGCTCAAATGTCAGGAAGCTAAGCAACTTATAGAAGAAACTGTAGAGAAGTGTAAAGATGAGCAAAATGCAGCCTGGCACAAGGATACCACATTGTCCTCTAGTGTCAGTAAAGGAGAAGACACAGTGGTAAATTTTTCTAATGAAATCACGCAAGGAAGCCGAAAGGAGGACCATGAATTTAGGCCACGGGGCAGCATGAGATCTGCAGAATCAACCATTATTAACTGCTGTAGTTTTGGCCTTCATGCTGGTTCCATGGGTTTATTTCTTAAAGCACCTAGAAGTCAAAGAAACACAAGAGCAACACGAGAAACTTTGATTTCGCAGGGATGTTCTACCAGTGAAGAAACCAAAAACAGCAATGGGTCAGATCCTGAAAGCACTGAGCTGATGGTGCAGAACTCCAACAATGAAGCGCTAGAGATTTTGCATACTCCTAGTCCAAAGCTTTCTAGGCCAACCCCAGTACAGCCATCCTCTGTGACAAATGCAGACCACTTCACATGGGTCTCCTATGGCAGGGCCAATAGTGATGACTCTAGTATTATGACTGAGAATGACAGTAGTAAAATGAAGCAGTCAGGCAGAAGATGCGTCCTTTCTAGGCATGCCAGCTTCTCAACAGGAGACTCAAATTCCCATTACTCCTCAGAAAGTTCTTCAACTATTTCTCCTTTGCAACCAATGGAACCACTTACCTCATACATGCCTTGGATGAGAAGAGCCATGACTGAATCATCTAGGGACAATGACTGGACGGCAAAGTTTAACTTTGC TAAACTCCATCGAATAATGGAAGAACTGCTTGCCACAGAGAAAGATTATGTATGTTCTCTGGGTTATGTTCtctcccactacctgagtgaGATGGATCAGCCAGATCTCCCGCCTACCCTACGTGGGCAGCATGCCGCCATATTTGGAAACTTGGAAAAACTCTATGAGTTCCACAGCCATGTTTTCCTACAGGAACTTACAAGCTGCAGAAGGGACCCAAGTCACGTTGGGCGCTGTTTCCTGAAACAT AAAGAAAAGTTTGGACTTTATGCTTTTTACAGCAAGAACAAACCTCAGTCTGACCGATTACTACAAGAACATGGAGCAACGTTTTTCAAG